From a region of the Armatimonas rosea genome:
- a CDS encoding S41 family peptidase: MKKLVVTLALSLLGATAFAQPLSPEAKTRTLETLQQAIARRAFVPGVDFSKLPDALEKRRAELDKAEDMRAFSNTVNQVLRDFGISHIRLFTPAAAQQRRTGQAIGFGLGMAPAPDGLAVSTLAPGSHAAGVGLAIGDVITEVEGKPAGNNPTSVDQDGRETSLITVKRKADGAQKHVMLLRKPYSTIRKPTLTWPAPGVARFTLPSFTNGYSQPEVDALFAEVAKAKAKALIVDLRNNGGGLVNNSAHLLSLLLPPGTPTGCSVTRQMVAEYKEKTGKESSDPIEVAKWKGPDRKTTLRKLPPYQGKVVVLINRGSASASEIVSSVLREERKSLVIGQPSAGAVLTSIFAPLPTGFEVQLPLSDYITPKGVRLEKNPIKPDVEVANALPAKEEASDPCVLAALKALTK, translated from the coding sequence ATGAAAAAACTTGTTGTCACTCTCGCGCTGAGCCTGCTCGGCGCCACTGCCTTTGCCCAGCCTCTCAGCCCCGAGGCCAAGACCCGCACCCTGGAGACCCTCCAGCAGGCGATCGCCCGGCGCGCCTTTGTGCCCGGAGTCGACTTCAGCAAGCTCCCCGATGCCCTGGAAAAACGCCGCGCCGAGCTCGACAAGGCCGAGGACATGCGCGCGTTCTCCAACACGGTCAACCAGGTGCTCCGCGACTTTGGGATCAGCCATATCCGCCTCTTCACCCCGGCGGCGGCCCAGCAGCGGCGCACCGGACAGGCGATCGGCTTTGGGCTCGGCATGGCACCCGCCCCCGATGGTCTGGCGGTCTCCACCCTCGCGCCGGGGAGCCACGCAGCCGGTGTCGGGCTTGCGATCGGTGATGTGATCACGGAGGTGGAGGGAAAGCCCGCGGGCAACAACCCCACCAGTGTCGACCAAGACGGCCGCGAGACGAGCCTGATTACGGTCAAGCGCAAGGCCGATGGCGCACAGAAGCATGTCATGCTCCTGCGCAAGCCCTACTCCACCATTCGCAAGCCCACCCTCACCTGGCCCGCACCCGGTGTGGCCCGCTTCACCCTCCCCAGCTTCACCAATGGCTACAGCCAGCCCGAGGTGGACGCGCTCTTTGCCGAAGTCGCCAAGGCGAAGGCAAAGGCGCTGATTGTCGATCTGCGCAACAACGGCGGGGGGCTGGTCAACAACTCCGCGCACCTGCTCTCGCTCCTCCTACCCCCCGGAACCCCGACCGGCTGTAGTGTCACGCGCCAGATGGTGGCGGAGTACAAGGAGAAGACCGGCAAGGAGAGTAGCGACCCCATTGAGGTGGCAAAGTGGAAGGGTCCGGACCGCAAGACCACCCTGCGCAAGCTCCCGCCCTACCAAGGCAAGGTGGTCGTGCTCATCAACCGTGGCTCGGCTAGCGCCAGCGAGATTGTCTCGTCGGTGCTGCGTGAGGAGCGCAAGTCCCTCGTGATCGGGCAGCCGTCGGCGGGCGCGGTGCTGACGTCGATCTTCGCGCCGCTGCCCACCGGCTTTGAGGTCCAGCTCCCCCTCTCGGACTACATCACCCCCAAGGGCGTGCGCCTGGAGAAGAACCCGATCAAGCCCGATGTCGAGGTCGCCAACGCCCTCCCCGCCAAAGAAGAGGCCAGCGACCCCTGTGTGCTAGCCGCTCTCAAGGCACTAACAAAATAA
- a CDS encoding aldo/keto reductase, with protein MDYRILGKTGLSVSALGFGAAPLGGPYGPITQADATRTVRLALDLGVNFFDTSPWYQASEDVLGEALVGVARESYVLCTKLGRYPSAERPSGEFDFSAARVHQSIDNSLRRLKTDQLDIALCHDIEFADNFQQVIDETLPALRECVAAGKVRFVGVSGLPLAIYPRVLDQTPLDVILSYCHTSLNDDSLWDLIPYLEEKSVGVIGASPLAMGLLSDTGPQPWHPAPEALRLACLEALAWCKAHGVSLAEQAVAWTLQNAPVATVLVGMSSEAQVRQNVATVGTSPDPEAIKAIQEILAPVHRLTWPSGNVTL; from the coding sequence ATGGACTACCGTATCTTAGGCAAGACCGGGCTCTCGGTCTCGGCGCTGGGCTTTGGAGCCGCACCGCTCGGGGGGCCGTATGGGCCGATCACGCAAGCCGATGCGACACGCACGGTGCGGCTAGCGCTCGACTTAGGCGTGAACTTCTTCGACACGAGCCCGTGGTACCAGGCATCGGAGGATGTCTTGGGCGAGGCGCTGGTGGGAGTGGCGCGGGAGAGCTATGTCCTCTGCACCAAGCTAGGGCGCTACCCCAGCGCAGAGAGACCCAGCGGCGAGTTCGACTTCTCCGCCGCCCGCGTTCATCAGAGCATCGACAACAGCCTGCGCCGCCTCAAGACCGACCAGCTCGATATCGCGCTCTGCCACGATATTGAGTTCGCGGATAACTTCCAGCAAGTGATCGACGAGACCCTTCCGGCGCTGCGGGAGTGTGTCGCGGCGGGGAAGGTGCGCTTTGTGGGGGTCAGTGGCCTGCCGCTGGCGATCTACCCCAGGGTGCTGGACCAGACACCGCTGGATGTTATTCTTAGCTACTGCCATACCTCCCTTAACGACGATAGCCTTTGGGACTTAATCCCGTATCTTGAGGAGAAATCGGTCGGGGTGATCGGGGCGTCCCCGCTGGCGATGGGCCTGCTCTCCGACACGGGGCCGCAGCCCTGGCACCCCGCCCCTGAGGCGCTCCGGCTCGCCTGTCTGGAGGCGCTCGCCTGGTGCAAGGCCCATGGAGTCTCGCTCGCCGAGCAAGCCGTGGCCTGGACCCTGCAAAACGCGCCGGTCGCCACCGTGCTTGTCGGGATGAGCTCCGAGGCACAGGTCCGCCAGAATGTCGCCACCGTGGGAACTTCCCCCGACCCCGAAGCGATAAAAGCCATACAGGAAATCCTCGCTCCCGTTCACCGCCTTACCTGGCCCAGTGGAAACGTCACGCTATGA